The Salmo trutta chromosome 6, fSalTru1.1, whole genome shotgun sequence genomic sequence gtaggtgagtttaacaggaacatggagtcaggaagcaggtgcagtaggtgagtttaacaggaacatggagtcaggaagcaggtgcagtaggtgagtttaacaggaacatggagtcaggaagcaggtgcagtaggtgagtttaacaggaacatggagtcaggaagcaggtgcagtaggtgagtttaacaggaacatggagtcaggaagcaggtgcagtaggtgagtttaacaggaacatggagtcaggaagcaggtgcagtaggtgagtttaacaggaacatggagtcaggaagcaggtgcagtaggtgagtttaacaggaacatggagtcaggaagcaggaagcaggtgcagtaggtgagtttaacaggaacatggagtcaggaagcaggtgcagtaggtgagtttaacaggaacatggagtcaggaagcaggtgcagtaggtgagtttaacaggaacatggagtcaggaagcaggtgcagtaggtgagtttaacaggaacatggagtcaggaagcaggtgcagtaggtgagtttaacaggaacatggagtcaggaagcaggtgcagtaggtgagtttaacaggaacatggagtcaggaagcaggtgcagtaggtgagtttaacaggaacatggagtcaggaagcaggtgcagtaggtgagtttaacaggaacatggagtcaggaagcaggtgcagtaggtgagtttaacaggaacatggagtcaggaagcaggtgcagtaggTGAGTTTAACAGGAACATGGAGTGAAGCCAGAAACAGGATACTACCTAATGGGTTGATACAACAGAGTGCTGGATAAAGAGGAAGTAATCAGGAAGTGATGAAGTCCTGGTGTGCCTCATGATGATTGTGgtttgtggaatgttgtccccagtcctcttcaatggctgtactaagttgctggatattggcgggaactggaacccGCTGTCGTACATTTGTAAAACATTAATGGAAAATGAAATGCTAATACACTttatcttgattacataagttGTCAATCTCCTGAGTATCTACATTCTTTatgaatgtagtggagtaaaagtagtcaaaaatataaatagtaaagaaaaatacagataccccaaaaaactacataAGTTGTATTTTAAAGTGTTTATACTTAAGTACTAAACACAACTGGTAGTGGCCAGTGAACATCAAAGCTAAGCAGGGCTGGgtttggttaaaaccctggatgggagaccaaatgaaTAGAAGGCACTGCTGCAGGATAACAACATGTCAACACCTATTACAAATGAAAAACCAGCCATGTTGCGGACCacgacgtcttgctcccggacaagctaaacacctccGCCCCCTTTGAAGACAACACAGTACCGCTGACACAGGTGGCTCCTAAGGACTGTGAGTTCTCGTTCTCCGTatccgacgtgagtaagacatttaagcgggTTAACCCTTCCAAGGCTGCCGGTCcggacggcatccccagccgcgtcctcagagcatgctcagACCAGCTGCCTGGAGTGTTTACCGACATGTTCAATCTCtcactatcccagtctgctgtccccacttgctttaaGATGTCCacaattgttcctgtacccaagaactcTAAGataactgaacttaatgactatcaccctgtagcactcactcctgtcatcatgaagtggtttgagagactagttaagaaacatatcacctccaccttacctgacacactgcaatttgcatacagccccaatagatccaaagatgatgcaattgccatcacactgcacactgccctatcccatctgcaCAAGATGAATgcatatgtaagaatgctgttcattgactacagcttagccttcaacatcatagtaccctccaagctcatcattaggctcgaggccctgggtctgaacaccgtcatgtgcaactgggtcctggacttcctgacgggccgcacatgaggtgatgaaggtaggaaacatctccccTGCACTGATACTGAACACAGGGgcaccacaagggtgcgtgctcagcctcgtcctgtactccctgtttacccataaCTGTGTGGCCACACACTCCTCCACCTCAATCATCAACTTTCTAGACAATAAAACAGTAGtaagcctgattaccaacaacgatgagacagtctacagggtTGAGGTGAGGGCCTTGGTGGAGTGGTAACAGGAAAATAACCattccctcaacgtcaacaaaacatagGAGTtggtcgtggacttcaggagacagcagagggagcacgcccctatccacatcgacgggaccgcagtggagaaggtgaaaagcttcaagttccttggcgtacacatcactgaccatctgaaatggtccacccacacagacagtgtgatgacAAATGCGCAACAACtcttcttcaacctcaggtggCTGAAGAAATTCTGGCTTGGCTCCTAAGACCctccacaaacttttacagatgcaccattgagagcatcctgtcggtctgcctggcatggcaactgcaccgcccacaaccacagggctctccagaggaggGTACGGTCAGCCCAACACATCCCCgggagcacactgcctgccctccattacacctacagcacccagtgtcacaggaaggcccaaaatattatcaaggacatcaaccaaccGAGCCACAGCATGTTCAACCTGCTAAGATCCAGAAGGCatggtcagtacagatgcatcaaagctgggaccgagaaacaggaaaacagcttctatcacaaggccatcagactgttaaataaccACCTCTCCAGCCAGTACCCTGccttgaacttagtcactgtcaccagccggctaccacccgttactcacACCTGCACCTTGAAGACTGCtgctctatatacatagacatggaacacaggtcactttaataatgtttacatactgttttaaccactttataagtttatactgtattatactgtattctagtcactTGAATAAAGTTTACATTCTGTTTTACACACTttatatgtttatactgtattcaagtctctttaataatgtttacattgtattcaagtcactttaataatgtttacatactgttttaaacactttatatgtacagttgaagtcggaagtttacatacacttaggttggagtcattaaaactcgttaacaaactttagttttggcaagtcggttaggacatctactgtgtgcatgacacaagtaattttcccaacaattgtttacagatagattatttcacttataattcactgtatcacaattccagcggatcagaagtttacatatactaaggtGAAtgttcttggggctatgtgggacgttagcgtgccacccgtggcgcaccctatcaacagcaggtgcatttcaagagcggcaaatttgaaaccaaataaatgtcaaaattcaaatttctctaacatacaactaacttacagcctttgaaagataaacatcttcttaatctaaccacgttgtccgatttcaaaaaggttttacggggaaagcataaaattaggttatgttaggagagtacattgataatagctgtgtgtaatgcattgtcgattcaaagacaggcgtcaccaaaaccataaaatcagctaaaattatgcactaaccttttacaatctccatcagatgacactcctaggacattatgttagacaatgcatgcatttttagttctatcaagttcatatttatatctaaaaacagcgttttactatggcgttgatgttcaggaaatcgtttccctccaataccggcagtcaagtcatgacaacaaatttttttattaatattagaaaacattggtaaaatattatattgtcattcaaagaattatagatttacatctcttgaacgcaatggacttgccagatttaaaattaaccttactgggtaatcacactttgcaataatctgagcactgcgccagaaaaatacgcattgcgatacagactaaccgccatgttggagagatctaaaatcgaaaatactatgtaaataatccattacctttgattctcttcatcagatgtcacttccaaagaatcccaggtccataacgaatgtagttttgttcaaaaaagctcatcatttatgtccaaaaacctccgtgttgtatcacatgatctaagccagccggacttcacttcacttcaagaacggaaaaaaatatatttacgttcgttcaaacatgtcaaacgttgtatcgcataaatcattagggccttttttaaccagaacatgaataaaattcaaggcggaccattgagttctcttttaaaacgtttcggaatgagagtacccaccatcaactcacacgccaggtgtctaatgggccatcacgttccaaggctcttattcggtcagatctcagagtagaagactcaaaacactttgtaaaggctggggacatcttgtggaagcaataggaagtgccaaaacaatcctcaccccctttgtttttcaatggtataggcttaaagtcaattcaacacatcaggtatccacttcctgtcagaatctgtctcagggttttgcctgccaaatgagttctgttatactcacagacaccattcaaacagttttagaaactttagggtgttttctatccatatataataagtatatgcatattgtagttactgggtaggattagtaaccagattaaatcgggtacatttttttatccagccgtgaaaatactgccccctataccctaacagcttggaaaattccagaaaatgatgtcatggctttagaagcttctgaggctaattgacatcatctgagtcaattggaggtgtacctgtggatgtatttcaaggcctaccttcaaactcagtgcctctttgcttgacatcatgggaaaatcaaaagaaatcagccagacctcagaaaaaaaattgtagacctccagaagtctggctcgtccttgggagcaatttccaaatgcctgaaggtaccacgttcatctgtacaaactatatccatagtaaaacgagtcctacatcgacataacctgaaaggccgctccgcaaggaagaagccactgttccaaaaccgccataaaaagccagactatggtttgcaactgcatatggggacaaagatcgtactttttggagaaatgtcctctggtctgaagaaacaaaaataaaactgtttggccagaaTGAACAtcattgtgtttggaggaaaaagggggaggcttgcaagccgaagaacaccatcccaaccgtgaggcacgggggtggcagcgtcatgttgtgggggtgctttgctgcaggagggactggtgcacttcacaaaatagatggcatcatgagggaggaaaattatggggatatattgaagcatcctctcaagacatcagtcaggaagttaaagcttggtcgcaaattggtcttccaaaatggacaatgaccccaagcatacttccaaagttgtggaaaaatggcttaaggacaacaaagtcaaggtattggagtggccatcacaaagccctgacctcaatcctatagaaaatttgtgggcagaactgaaaaagtgtgtacgagcaaggagacctacaatcctgactcagtaccaccagctctgtcaggaggaatgggccaaaattgacttaacttattgtgggaagcttgtggaaggctacccgaaacgtttgacccaagttaaacaatataaaggcaatgctaccaaatactaattgagtgtatgtaaacttctgacccactgggaatgtgatgaaggaaataaaagctgaaataaatcattctctatactattattctgatatttcacattccaaaaataaagtggtgatcctaactgacctaagacagggactttttactaggattaaatgtcaggaattgtgaaaaactgagttttaatgtatttggctaaagtgtatgtaaacttccgacttcaattgtatgtaCTGCGTTCTAGTCAAGGCCTATCCTatttaactattgctgtacatacagtattctatccatgtattctacagatatactacatattctatccatatacTATCCATAATGTCAATACATCCcataatatacatatatatatatttatacaatCAGACCAGAGACATAGCAAATTTTCAGACAATTACGTTTTTCTTTTGAGgtgatttgattggtgtgaagccataTCCAAACTGACCTCCCTTGTTTTTTTTGCACCAGTATACTATTCTATCCATGttttcttcagatatactacatattctatccatcaactgtccataatgtctgtacatatatatatatatacatacactctgacattgctctatatttcttaattccattattttactttaagatttgtgtatatttttgtgaattgttagatactactgcactgttggagctaggaacacaagcaattTGCCAcgcccacaataacatctgctaaatatgtgtatgagaGCAATAGAATTAGATTTTATGCCACAATCAGACCAGGAACATAACACCTTTTCTGCAAGGACATTTTGCttttgatgtgatttgattggtgtgaagccaaatccaaactggcctcccttGTTGTTTTTTTGCTGCACCAGGACCACCCATAGTTGAGCTCAGCTCATCGCTGATTATTTCATCATTTTATTATCAACTGAATGCTCTGCGAcaacatgtcatactctttttgaccagacagcatcagatacatgagctacacatactgagacagagctgcactgtttcggtcccgtgtggctcagttggtagagcatggtgtttgcaacgccagggttgtgggttcgtttcccacgggggaccagtacggaaaaaatgtatgaaatgtatgcgttcactactgtaagtcgctctggataagagcatctgctaaatgactaaaatgtaaaaatgtaaatgtaaaatgtttctgCTCTGATGATTTATCTGGTGAGATACAGTAGGTTCAGCCACTTGCCAATTAAAGGAGATTTATGAACAAGTTTTTtataattatacattttttattggtCAAATTTTGTGATAATtgtcagaacaatctgagatacgatatatatatatatatatatataaaaatgttgcACTGGCATTGAATTGTCCAACTGTTAGAGTAGTAAACCATGTTAAGAGTCTTCACATACAAATGTGAGTGAATCCTGATTTTATGTTCCAGAAGGAGTCAGTGATACGTTCAATAAAGTTAGCAGGTCTATTTAATTAATAGAATTTCCATTGAAGGCTTTTCTTAATGCCCTCCCTGCCAATTATTCCCAAGAGGGTGTCAGGATCTTCATAACCCTCAGATTGCGTTGGTCTTTCCACCCTTGGTACTTTGTAGATGTCTGGACAAACCTGCCTTGTATGACACGCAGCGCGACCCTTCTCTGTCCACCACTGAAGGAACTTCCTGGGGTTAGTGATGTACAGTCCAGACTGAAGCgaggtctctctctttttcacatCAGTCACGTGTCTCTTTATTTTAGTCAGACGTTTCGCCATTTTTATATTGACAACACCATCCCTCATGTCTATCTCTCTCATCgcctcctgttctctctgcttcagcTTGTTGATTATTTCCTCAAACTGGGTCCTGATTTTTTCCTTGACTTGGCTGGATTTCTCTCCAGTCTTAGAGATGTTTCTTTGTTGACTTTCTCTTTTATGTTGCGCTACGTTCAAGTCTTTCTTCAGTATACCTAATGCTGAGACCACTTCTGTCATCAGATCCTCCTGTGCCTCTCTCACAGGTTTGAATGTGTGTCCTCTGTGGTCTCTCCCTTCTTTACAGACCAGACAGATCAACTTCCTGTCTGTCACACAGAACAGCTTCATAGCTTCTCCGTGCTCAGGACACTCGTCTCCTGTAGATCTTTGTCCTCTGGTGTTCTCCTGTCTACTCTGCTCCAGTCTCAGCTGGTCCGCCATGTTCCTAACCAGTCTGTTGATCTGGAAGTTTCTCTCCGTGATCGGAGCTCTACACTCAGGGCAGCGGCGTGGGAGTCGAGCCTCCCGGCTCTGTTCAAGACATCTCTTACAGAAGGTGTGCTGGCAGCTGAGAGACACAGGGTCAGTGTAGATCTCTGTACAGATGGCGCAGCAGAGGTGGTCGGTCAGGGTAGAGGAAGATGTAGCCATTCTGGAGCTGACTGTGTCGCGTTCACTGTTcacagaaagagaatgagagagagagaaagagaaagtgtgtGCTTTAGACATGAGGCATTATGACTACGCCCTCCGTTTGCCTTAGGGGGTGGATactttaaagacacagtcaagcTAATATTTGATTTGAAGCCCTCAATAAAAATCTCTTGTCTTATTAAGGGACTTTGAATCATTCAGCAAGATGCCCAAAATATTTTTCACTTCTGAAATGAAATGGCAATTTTGCCAAAGGGAGGTAAAATGGTGTGAAATGACAAATGACAAATAACAATAAAGTGGTAAGAACATAAATGAACATGTATCTTTGTGTTGGATAATGTACTTTCTTCTGTCCTGTGGTCAGGTGGGAGAactatactgtatttctctcaGGAAACTAACACCCTTCATTGCCCGTCTCTCTGTACATGTgaaacagtggaggctgttgaggggaggacagcCCAAAATATtggctggaacagagtgaatggaatgacatgaaaccatggaaaccatgtgttttataccattctactaattccgctccagtcattaccacaaacctgtcctccccaattaaggtgccaccaaccaccTGTGATGTGGAAACTAATTTGGAGAGAAGTCCAGGATAAAGAACTGAGACGTTAGAGGAgataagagagagaaggagtaaaGTTCTGCTCACTAAAAGAGCACAAAGGACCAGGTGTAAATGAAGAGGGTGTCTTTCCCTCAATCTCAGAGCGTAGGACAGGAAAACACCTTGGAGGGTCCTAGTTCAATAGAGACCCAGTGGTCAGTGTTAGTGCTGTAAAGACATTTGCTGATGACGCTGTGTGAGACAGCGGAGAAGGACGAGACTGTTTCCTACTTCATCTATCTTCCActtacagaaaacacacacagttctGTGTCCCTATCtggtctgtctgtgttcctgtaTCTACCACACAGGGTCTGGTTAGAGTGAGGACTGGTGTTGGGG encodes the following:
- the LOC115195338 gene encoding nuclear factor 7, brain-like, with amino-acid sequence MATSSSTLTDHLCCAICTEIYTDPVSLSCQHTFCKRCLEQSREARLPRRCPECRAPITERNFQINRLVRNMADQLRLEQSRQENTRGQRSTGDECPEHGEAMKLFCVTDRKLICLVCKEGRDHRGHTFKPVREAQEDLMTEVVSALGILKKDLNVAQHKRESQQRNISKTGEKSSQVKEKIRTQFEEIINKLKQREQEAMREIDMRDGVVNIKMAKRLTKIKRHVTDVKKRETSLQSGLYITNPRKFLQWWTEKGRAACHTRQVCPDIYKVPRVERPTQSEGYEDPDTLLGIIGREGIKKSLQWKFY